The following nucleotide sequence is from uncultured Roseateles sp..
AGGTCGGGCTCGATGTAGTCGGCGCCCAGCTTGACGGCCAGCTCGTAGCCGGCCAGTGTGTGCTCGGGCAGGTAGCCGCTGGCGCCACGGTGGGCGATCACCAGCGGTGCCTGGCCGTTCAAGGTGTTGAGCGCGGTGGCTTGCGCCTGTGGCGCGAAGCAGGCGGCAAGCGCCAGCGCAAGGGTCGGGTATTTGAAGATGGTCATGGGGTCAACTCCGGTCTGTATGGGATCAGGCGACTCTAGGCAGCCTGCATGACAACGCGGTGTCGGTGCCGCAGGACTGGGCGCATGGCGAATCTCATGCAGGCGCCCCCGCTGGCCAGGCCCCGCAGCTTTGTTGCACTTTGTAGCCACAGCCGAACCCCATGCAGGGCAAGATTCGTTCCCACTGCTTGGCACCGATGGCCGGCTGAACACGGCAAGGAGGCTGATGGTGGCAGGGACAGGTACAGACAATCGTTCGGTACGGGGATGGCTTGCGGGCCTGGTCGCGGTGCTGCTGCTGGCGGCCTGCGGCGGCGGCGGTGGTGGAGGAGACACTTCCGGCGGCAGCAGCACGGCGCCTCCGCCGGTCACCCAGCCCGGCGCCAACGAGCCCAAGCCGACGCGTGACCAGGCCTTCCGCTTCCTGACCCAGGCCACCTTCGGCCCCACCGAGGCCGAGATCCAGAGTGTGATGAGCCTGGGCTACAGCGCCTGGCTGGACCAGCAGTTCGCCAAGCCGGCGGTCTCGCACCGCGCCAGCTGGGATGTTGCCGATGCAGCGATACGCGCCGCCGACCCCAATCCCGGCGCCGGCCAGCGCGAAGTGCTGGACTCCTTCTACCGCCAGGCCCTCAGCGGTGAAGACCAGCTGCGCCAGCGCACCGTGTTCGCGCTGTCGCAGCTGTTCGTGATCTCGATGCAGGGCAGCGAGGTCGGCGACCACGCGCGCGGCGTGGCCGGCTATCTGGACATGCTGGGTGCCAACGCCTTCGGCAACTACCGCACCCTGCTGGAGCAGGTGGCGCGGCATCCGATGATGGGCATCTACCTGTCCCATCTGCACAACCAGAAGGAGAACCTGGCCACCGGCCGAGTGCCCGACGAGAACTTCGCCCGTGAGGTGATGCAGCTGTTCTCCATCGGCCTGGTGCAGCTCAATGCCGACGGCAGCGCCCGCAAGGATGCCGCCGGCAAGGCCTTGGAGACCTATGCCGCCGACGACATCTCAGGCCTGGCCAAGGTCTTCACCGGCTGGAGCTGGTATGGCCCCGACACCTCGGACGCCCGCTTCTGGGGCGGCAACAGCAAGAGCCAGGATGTTGATCGGGACTGGCAGCCCATGCAGGCCTATGCCCAGTTCCATTCGACCAGCGAGAAGCGATTCCTGGGTCAGACCGTGGTCGCGCAGACCGGGGCCGCGGCCAGCCTGAAGGCGGCGCTGGACACCCTGGCCGGCCATCCCAATGTGGCGCCCTTCATCGCCCGCCAGCTGATACAGCGCCTGGTCACCAGCAACCCCAGCCCAGCCTATGTGCAGCGCGCCGCCGCGGCCTTTGGCGTTGGCGGCGATATGCGGGCCCTGCTGCGCGCCGTGCTGCTGGATGACGAGGCGCGCAAGCCCGAGGCGGCCGCCGATCCTGCCTTTGGCAAGCTGCGCGAGCCGGTGCTGCGGCTGACCGCGCTGCTGCGCGCCTTCGGCGCCAGGTCCGACTCGGGCAGCTATTTGATCGGGGCCACCGACGACCCCGGCACCCAGCTGGGCCAGACGCCGCTGCGCGCGCCCTCGGTGTTCAATTTCTACCGACCCGGCTTCGTGCCGCCGAACAGCCTGATGGCCGCCCAGGGCCTGGCCGCACCCGAGATGCAGATCACCCACGAGACCAGCATCGTCGGCTATGCCAACTACCTGCGCAGCGGCGTCGATCGCGGTTTCGGCCTGAGCGGGCCGGATGGCAAGGCCACGCGCCGCGATGTGCAGCCCGACTACAACCAGGCGCTGGCCCTGGCCGCGCAGCCTGCCGCGCTGGTGGACGAGGTCAGCCAGCGCCTGCTGGGCCCGCAGGCCAATGCGGCCTTCAAGCGCGAGCTGCAGACGGCGGTCGAGTCGGTGGTGGTGCCGGCGCTGAAGGCCGACGGCAGCAACAAGACGCAGGTGGACGCGGCCCTGCGCAACCGGGTGCTGGCGGCGGTGCTGCTGAGCGCGGTGTCGCCCGAATTCGTGGTGCAGAAATGAAGAAGGCCGGCATGAGCATTAGCCATCACTCCCAGGCCTCGCGCCGCGAATTC
It contains:
- a CDS encoding DUF1800 domain-containing protein, translated to MVAGTGTDNRSVRGWLAGLVAVLLLAACGGGGGGGDTSGGSSTAPPPVTQPGANEPKPTRDQAFRFLTQATFGPTEAEIQSVMSLGYSAWLDQQFAKPAVSHRASWDVADAAIRAADPNPGAGQREVLDSFYRQALSGEDQLRQRTVFALSQLFVISMQGSEVGDHARGVAGYLDMLGANAFGNYRTLLEQVARHPMMGIYLSHLHNQKENLATGRVPDENFAREVMQLFSIGLVQLNADGSARKDAAGKALETYAADDISGLAKVFTGWSWYGPDTSDARFWGGNSKSQDVDRDWQPMQAYAQFHSTSEKRFLGQTVVAQTGAAASLKAALDTLAGHPNVAPFIARQLIQRLVTSNPSPAYVQRAAAAFGVGGDMRALLRAVLLDDEARKPEAAADPAFGKLREPVLRLTALLRAFGARSDSGSYLIGATDDPGTQLGQTPLRAPSVFNFYRPGFVPPNSLMAAQGLAAPEMQITHETSIVGYANYLRSGVDRGFGLSGPDGKATRRDVQPDYNQALALAAQPAALVDEVSQRLLGPQANAAFKRELQTAVESVVVPALKADGSNKTQVDAALRNRVLAAVLLSAVSPEFVVQK